In a genomic window of Vulpes lagopus strain Blue_001 chromosome 13, ASM1834538v1, whole genome shotgun sequence:
- the ANKRD7 gene encoding LOW QUALITY PROTEIN: ankyrin repeat domain-containing protein 7 (The sequence of the model RefSeq protein was modified relative to this genomic sequence to represent the inferred CDS: deleted 1 base in 1 codon) translates to MKFFASWKRKVEPHIPPAGWASTRHPTQPGYDLRDKDLKKLHKAASVGHLEKVKEHLQLKKHDVNVRDREYRTPLHLACANGYSNIVSLLIEQQRKINVCDSENRSPLTKAVQCTKEDCATILLGHGADPNLADLDGNTALHYTICGQSVSLVEKFLEHKANLEDQNNDGYTPLLLAIMENNAKMVQYLLKRGADVNDSDNNQRTALMIALSDEPTNLVGLLPRQEVDLSCQDIMDSQLRNMPLLMVLLCK, encoded by the exons ATGAAGTTCTTCGCCTCCTGGAAAAGgaaggttgagccccacatcccacCCGCTGGCTGGGCCAGTACCCGTCACCCCACCCAGCCAGGCTACGATCTCCGAGATAAGGATTTAAAGAAACTTCACAAAGCTGCCTCAGTGGGGCATTTGGAGAAGGTGAAGGAGCACCTTCAGCTCAAGAAACATGATGTGAATGTACGGGACAGAGAATACAG AACACCCTTGCACCTGGCCTGTGCTAATGGATATTCAAATATTGTCTCTCTCTTAATTGAGCAACAGCGCAAAATAAATGTCTGTGATAGTGAAAACCGATCTCCATTGACTAAG GCAGTACAGTGTACTAAGGAGGACTGTGCTACCATTCTTCTAGGACATGGTGCAGACCCGAATCTGGCAGATTTAGACGGCAATACTGCACTCCATTATACCATCTGTGGCCAAAGTGTCTCCTTAGTTGAAAAATTTCTTGAACACAAAGCTAATCTTGAAGATCAAAATAAT GATGGGTATACTCCACTGTTACTtgccattatggaaaataatgcaaaaatggTACAGTATCTTCTGAAAAGAGGAGCAGATGTGAATGATTCAGATAACAATCAAAG AACAGCCCTTATGATTGCTCTAAGTGATGAACCAACAAATTTAGTCGGTCTTCTTCCTCGGCAAGAAGTGGATCTATCTTGCCAAGATATT ATGGATTCACAGCTGAGGAATATGCCTCTTTTAATGGTCTTACTGTGTAAGTGA